A window from Candidatus Neomarinimicrobiota bacterium encodes these proteins:
- a CDS encoding RagB/SusD family nutrient uptake outer membrane protein: MEKEKMMKKLTLIVLALTFAACDLEVTNPGPVQDSFLVTEEAQVGVVNGAGRALSAAMNWVSYTGGAISREVTPSGSIGSFGISLRTQEGNLDANETSTHWNTSQRARWMAESGATKMKEEVYDDYSSNANYAQILLYAGYANRLLGENFCCAVVDGGSAQDGSTYFDRALDNFNEAITVAKAAGETDLATAAQAGRASVKVWKGDWSAAVSDADAVLSAGGDNFKYEMPYYDGYGIDVYNRIYYASSGDGPYRANTVWHTAYEEYSQETGDTRVGFIFTEKGGGPDWTDLDGTTYQIESGDATVNGKIIPWLPQQKHDKRTSSIRLSSSQEMYLIKAENALNNGSVDDALTNINAVRTLAGQDAVTATTAAEGWTMLKRERGIELWLEGRRLGDMRRWAEASAAGSYHEYETTNWEGSAYTPAYLSFPIGQSEIDTNPNVTTSDGRPY; encoded by the coding sequence ATGGAGAAGGAGAAAATGATGAAAAAACTTACTTTAATCGTTCTTGCTTTGACATTTGCTGCCTGCGATTTAGAAGTTACCAATCCGGGCCCCGTTCAGGATTCATTTCTTGTAACGGAGGAGGCACAAGTTGGTGTCGTGAATGGTGCCGGTCGCGCACTATCAGCGGCCATGAACTGGGTGTCCTACACTGGGGGTGCTATATCAAGAGAGGTAACCCCCTCTGGTTCAATAGGTAGCTTTGGCATTTCATTAAGGACTCAAGAGGGAAACCTTGACGCTAATGAAACCAGTACTCATTGGAATACGTCTCAGCGTGCAAGATGGATGGCTGAAAGTGGCGCAACAAAGATGAAAGAAGAAGTATATGATGATTATTCATCCAATGCCAATTACGCCCAAATATTACTGTATGCAGGATATGCCAACCGTCTTTTGGGAGAAAACTTTTGCTGTGCCGTTGTTGACGGTGGCTCCGCCCAGGATGGAAGCACCTATTTTGACAGAGCTTTGGATAATTTTAACGAAGCAATCACTGTAGCCAAGGCCGCAGGCGAGACTGATCTTGCTACCGCTGCGCAAGCAGGAAGAGCGTCTGTAAAGGTCTGGAAAGGTGACTGGTCAGCAGCTGTATCTGATGCTGATGCTGTTCTAAGCGCTGGTGGGGATAATTTTAAGTATGAAATGCCCTACTACGATGGATATGGTATTGATGTATACAATAGAATCTACTACGCAAGCAGCGGTGATGGTCCCTACAGGGCCAACACTGTCTGGCATACCGCCTATGAAGAATATTCTCAGGAGACGGGGGATACCAGAGTAGGCTTTATATTTACTGAAAAGGGTGGTGGTCCTGACTGGACAGATTTAGATGGTACCACCTATCAGATTGAATCAGGTGATGCTACCGTGAATGGTAAAATCATCCCGTGGCTGCCGCAGCAAAAACACGATAAACGGACATCCTCAATCCGCCTCTCAAGCTCACAGGAGATGTATCTCATCAAAGCTGAAAATGCACTTAATAACGGCTCTGTGGATGACGCACTGACAAATATTAATGCTGTTCGTACCCTGGCCGGACAGGATGCTGTCACAGCTACAACGGCTGCTGAAGGGTGGACTATGCTAAAAAGAGAGCGGGGTATCGAATTGTGGCTTGAGGGCAGACGTTTGGGTGATATGCGCAGGTGGGCGGAAGCTTCAGCCGCTGGTAGTTATCATGAATATGAGACAACTAACTGGGAAGGCAGTGCTTATACACCAGCCTATCTGTCATTTCCTATTGGGCAAAGTGAGATTGATACCAATCCGAATGTGACAACCTCGGATGGTCGTCCGTATTAA